AAAAGCCCTGTTCAATTAATTTCTATTAAACCATTAGTCACTCTGCAAGTAGAATTGTCAGCGACATCAAAATTTCCTATTCCAACTAGGTATGAAGTTTTAGATTTATCATTATCACCAGGTCAAATAGAAACTAGTCTTTTGGGTAAACTGGGATCAGCAGGGGTTATCTTTGGGTCTGAAATGAATTTACAAATGCCTATAAATCAATTGAAGGCAACTCAGAATATAGATAAGTATATGAAATATAGCGTACAACCTGGAAATGGGTACTTAGAGGTGACATTTGAAGTGGCTGCACCAACAAATGACCGTACAACATATCAAAGATTTATATACAAAATTCATAGAGATCAACTCGATTTTTCTGGTTCAACTGTGCAAATTCCTGTGCAAAGCACAAACAGAGAAGGTATAAATTTAGAAGAATTCGATATAATTCCAGTAGCATTGACAGCTGTTGCAGTCATTGCTGTAATAGGTTTTATAGTTTCGACAGGTGGTTTGGGAGCTGCAGCTCCTGCAATTCTAATACCACTATTTATAAAATGGTAAGTAATTAAGATTGATTAAAAATTGGGATAAATGAATTCATTTATCCCAATTTTACTATAAAAATATTTTTTTCGACCTCATTTTCAAATGCCGAATAAGGGATCACTAAAAAATCTTTATATCCCGTGAAAAATATGTAAAGATTGTATTCATTTTCAACAATTTTACAGATATTTTTTAAATCAAAAATACCCTTTTCTTCAGTAGTATTATTGAAAACTTCTATTTGATTCTCCTTGATTGTTACAAATTTATTGTCAAGAATATAGGGTTTTTGTTTTATTATTTTATCTAAGGAATTGCTTAGGGCTGTTCCTAAACTGTTATCAGTTATTAAATATCCAACCAAACTACAAAATAAATAAAACCATACCTCTTTAGATGTAATTGCAAAATTTTCAGATATAACATAATTATATAGCAACAAAATACAAATAATTAAGAATACAAAATACCTAAGATAATATATATAAAAAATTTTAGAAAATCTATACAATTTATTCTTAACTAAGTATTTATTTACTTCAATACTATCTTCTTTTGTATTACGATAATTTATAACCATAAACATTACCTTTCTAATTTTTATTAAATTAATCTAAATAATATCATTTATTTAAATATAATATTATCATATATTTGAAAATAATGGTATTATATATTTAAAGATATGAAGGAGGTTACATGATTAAATGTTAAATATGGATAATCTTCGCAATATAGCTCTTATAATTTCAACAATATTTTGCATATATTCCTTTAGAGTAGCGTACTTAGTTGGATTTAAACAAAGGTTTGATTTGCTTTATTCCATAGATCAAGTAAAGACGTTACATATGGATTCCCGTAAAAGATTAATGCTCTCAATAGGTATTGCAAGTATATATATCATTACAGGTATTGGATTTGTAATAACTTGTTATAATATTTCTTAACAAAATAAAGAGTGTATAAGTTTATCAGCCTATTAACTTATACACTTTTTTTATTTTGCATTCTCTTAGTTTTTAAGATAAAGACAAAAATAAAAAATTGACAGCTATGGAATAATAAACTATAATATACTTTATCACAATACAGTAATAAAGTAAGGAAGTGGAGAAATCTATGAATAAATATGCAATTGATGGTTTTAATGATATTCACTACAATGAATTAAAAGTCTATGATTTTATAAAAGACATTATAGAAAATACTATGGAATCTTACGGATACAGGCAAGTCCTTACCCCTTCCTTTGAATCTTACGATATGTACAATATTGATGGGGCTTTTCCTCGAGATAAGATGTTTAAGCTCATTGGGAACGATGGAAAAGTATTGGTTTTAAGGCCAGATGCTACGATTCCTATTGCCCGTATGGCAGCTAGCAGGTATCGAAATAGTCAAGAAGTATTGAAATTTGGATACATCACTAATATTTTTCGAGATTCTTCCTCTACGACGGATTTTAGAAAAGAATTTATGCAAGCTGGTATAGAATATATGGGAAATTCTTTGCCAGACTGCGATGGAGAAATTATTGCCTTATCGATTAACATCCTTAAGGAATTAGGTATTAAAAAAATCCACATAGACATGGGAAATGTAACTTTCCTAAATGGGCTTTTTGATGAAATTCAAATTGAAGTAATAGAAAGAGTAAAAATACTAAGCTATATTGAAAACAAAAATATTGGGGAATTAAAAGCCTATTTAGATTCCATTGAGGTATCAAAAGAAATCAGCCAAATTTTATGTCATGTTCCTATGCTCTTTGGAAAGTTTAAAGATACTGTAAATCAAGCAAAAAAATTATGCATTAACCAAAAGATGACTGCTGCTTTAAATACTATGGAAGAAACGTATGAAATCATAAATTCCTATGGTTATGAAGATTATATATTTATTGACTTAGGTTTTACCAATCAATTTAATTATTACTCTGGTTTAATCTTTAAGGGCTACATTAATGGCATCGGAGAAGCTATTCTTTCTGGAGGAAGATACGATACACTATCCTCTACTTTTGGTGTGAATCGCCCAGCTAGTGGTTTTGGTATTAATATAAGCCTGCTTATGGATACTTTAATAAATAGATCTGATGAAAAAGACGATTTTAATATACTCTTCTTATACGATGATAATAAAAGAAGAGAATCTTTAAATCTAGCAAGAAAGCTCAGAAGTCAGGGAATTATCGTAGATTATATTCATAGTTCTCTTGAAGAGGGTATAAAAAAGGAGAATTATAAGTATATTTTAAAATGTATAGATAATTCTTTTGAGCTTTCTACTAAAACAGATAAGCAATTATTACGTGAAGAAGAGATTTTAACTAAATTGAAGGAGGCCAAATTATGTATTTAAATATTGCCTTAGCAAAAGGCCGAGTAGCTAAAACAGCTATGGATAATCTTATATCATGTGGCTTCCAGTTTAAGGATTACTCTCTAGAAAGCAGAAAACTTATTTTTTCTGATGATGAAAAAAAGGTCAAAATTACTTTAGTCAAATCCCCTGATGTACCTGTATATGTTGAAAAAGGCGCTGCAGATATTGGTATTGTAGGTAAGGATATTTTATTAGAAGAAAATTACAATGTATACGAACTCTTAAAGTTAAAAGTAGGCAAATGCAAGATGTGCATTGCTGGCTTTAAAGATAAAGTACCAGATTATTCAAAAAAGGTTATAGTAGGAACAAAATACCCTGTTATTACAAAAAACCACTTTGATCAAATAGGTGTATTAACGGATATTGTAAAATTAAATGGCTCTGTAGAATTAGCTCCTATTATAGGTTTATCTGATATTATTGTAGATATTGTAGAAAGTGGAGGCACTCTAAAAGAAAATGGATTAGTAGTGCATGAATCTATACTAGATATTAGCGCTCGGTTGATTGCCAATACGGTGAGTCTAAAGACAAAATTTGACCAAATCCAAAAGGTCATTGACTCTTTAGATCCTATAATAGAAAGAGGGCCTGTAAATGAATAAGTATTTTCTAAAGAAACAGGATCTTATTCAATCTAATATTGATAAGATTTTAAATAGAGTAGAAGATGAAAACAATAAAGTAGAAATTGCTGTAAAAGATATTATAGAAAGAGTTAAAAAGGATGGCGATGCTGCTCTAATCTCCTATACAAAAGAGTTTGACAAAGTAGAATTATCTCAACTTAAAGTAACAGACGAAGAGATTGAAGAAGCCTTTAAGCAAACGGAGCCAGGTTTTATTAGGGTTTTAGAAGAGGCAAAAGGAAATATCATCGAGTTTCACAAGTGCCAAGTTCAAGAGACATGGAAAAAAGAGTTTTCTAGTGGTGTTGTCCTAGGGCAAAAGGTTACACCTATTCCAAGAGTAGGCTTATACGTACCTGGTGGCAAGGGAGGGTACCCTTCAACAGTTCTTATGGATGCTATACCAGCAATGGTTGCAGGTGTAGATTCTATAGCTCTCATTACTCCACCAAATTCAGAAGGTAAAGTCAACTCTGATATCTTAGCAGCAGCTCGTGTTGCAGGTATTACTGAAATATACAAGGTAGGTGGAGCTCAGGGCATTGCAGCTCTTGCCTATGGCACAGAAACCATTCCAGCAGTAAATAAAATCGTAGGTCCAGGAAATATATTCGTAGCTACAGCAAAAAAACTGGTCTTTGGTAAAGTAGATATTGATATGATCGCTGGGCCAAGTGAGATATGCATTATAGCCAATTCCTCTAATAATCCTGTGTTTATTGCAGCAGATATGCTCTCTCAAGCAGAACACGATGAAATGGCAAGTTCCTTCTTAATTACTACAGATGAATCTCTTGCAGATAAAGTATCTCTTGAAGTAGAAAGGCAATTAGAGCTTCTTCCACGTAAGGAGATTATCAAAAAATCCATACAAAACAATGGAAAAATATTTGTAGTAGAGACTTTAGAGGACGCCATTGAACTATCTAATATAATTGCTCCTGAACACTTAGAGATTATGGTAGAGGAACCTTTTCATTACTTAGATTTCATTAAAAATGCAGGTGCTATTTTTCTTGGAGAGTATACTCCAGAACCTGTTGGAGATTATTTTGCAGGGCCAAATCACACCCTCCCTACTTCTGGAACATCAAAATTTTCTTCTCCATTAGGAGTATATGACTTCGTAAAAAAATCTAGTATTATCTTTTATGAAAAGAAAAGCTTAGAAAATATTAAGGATCAAGTCATCCAAT
This DNA window, taken from Alkalibaculum bacchi, encodes the following:
- the hisZ gene encoding ATP phosphoribosyltransferase regulatory subunit codes for the protein MNKYAIDGFNDIHYNELKVYDFIKDIIENTMESYGYRQVLTPSFESYDMYNIDGAFPRDKMFKLIGNDGKVLVLRPDATIPIARMAASRYRNSQEVLKFGYITNIFRDSSSTTDFRKEFMQAGIEYMGNSLPDCDGEIIALSINILKELGIKKIHIDMGNVTFLNGLFDEIQIEVIERVKILSYIENKNIGELKAYLDSIEVSKEISQILCHVPMLFGKFKDTVNQAKKLCINQKMTAALNTMEETYEIINSYGYEDYIFIDLGFTNQFNYYSGLIFKGYINGIGEAILSGGRYDTLSSTFGVNRPASGFGINISLLMDTLINRSDEKDDFNILFLYDDNKRRESLNLARKLRSQGIIVDYIHSSLEEGIKKENYKYILKCIDNSFELSTKTDKQLLREEEILTKLKEAKLCI
- the hisG gene encoding ATP phosphoribosyltransferase, which gives rise to MYLNIALAKGRVAKTAMDNLISCGFQFKDYSLESRKLIFSDDEKKVKITLVKSPDVPVYVEKGAADIGIVGKDILLEENYNVYELLKLKVGKCKMCIAGFKDKVPDYSKKVIVGTKYPVITKNHFDQIGVLTDIVKLNGSVELAPIIGLSDIIVDIVESGGTLKENGLVVHESILDISARLIANTVSLKTKFDQIQKVIDSLDPIIERGPVNE
- the hisD gene encoding histidinol dehydrogenase, with amino-acid sequence MNKYFLKKQDLIQSNIDKILNRVEDENNKVEIAVKDIIERVKKDGDAALISYTKEFDKVELSQLKVTDEEIEEAFKQTEPGFIRVLEEAKGNIIEFHKCQVQETWKKEFSSGVVLGQKVTPIPRVGLYVPGGKGGYPSTVLMDAIPAMVAGVDSIALITPPNSEGKVNSDILAAARVAGITEIYKVGGAQGIAALAYGTETIPAVNKIVGPGNIFVATAKKLVFGKVDIDMIAGPSEICIIANSSNNPVFIAADMLSQAEHDEMASSFLITTDESLADKVSLEVERQLELLPRKEIIKKSIQNNGKIFVVETLEDAIELSNIIAPEHLEIMVEEPFHYLDFIKNAGAIFLGEYTPEPVGDYFAGPNHTLPTSGTSKFSSPLGVYDFVKKSSIIFYEKKSLENIKDQVIQFAQREGFDAHGNTIKVRFEEN